From Streptomyces sp. NBC_00370, a single genomic window includes:
- a CDS encoding CehA/McbA family metallohydrolase: MTENDHADKESSTGSLGRRGLVMTGAAAALTLSTVSFANAAPSAGAGAGAAGGDGTGAGRTTTRTVTGTLPPGSPDFVHLPVEVPRGTSEIRVAYSYERPAVPAGTQGNALDIGIFDERGTDLGGRGFRGWSGGARTEFFLRADEATPGYIAGPVRAGTWHIALGPYTVAPQGLAYSITITLTYGPTAATPKPVYPPERAKGRGRAWYRGDCHLHSVHSDGKRTPAEIAALARAAGLDFMHSSDHNTYSAHGAWDGLWDDDLLILVGEEITTRNGHVLAISTDPGTFIDWRYRARDNRFGHYAREVRRAGGLVVPAHPHSTCIGCNWKFGFGDADAVEVWNGPYTVDDEVSLADWDNSLVTSARSGRAWTPAMGNSDAHRDPDAIGTPQTVVLADDLSRTAILAGLRAGHSYVAESAKVSLTFGASGGRGKHAGIGDRLRVDEKDSVTVRLEVTGAPGCTAQFVTDQGTLYTAPLPESGAGTVEWTTTASYASYVRAEVRHAPTVPGLPGPLAAFTNPVFLGE; the protein is encoded by the coding sequence ATGACCGAAAATGACCATGCGGATAAAGAGTCGTCAACCGGATCCCTCGGCAGGAGGGGTCTCGTGATGACGGGAGCCGCCGCCGCGCTTACGTTGTCCACTGTGAGCTTCGCGAACGCCGCACCTTCAGCAGGCGCCGGTGCCGGTGCCGCCGGCGGTGACGGGACCGGTGCCGGTCGGACCACGACCAGGACCGTCACCGGCACCCTGCCGCCCGGCTCCCCCGACTTCGTCCATCTGCCCGTCGAGGTACCGCGCGGGACCAGCGAGATCCGCGTCGCGTACAGCTACGAGCGGCCCGCCGTCCCGGCCGGCACCCAGGGCAACGCCCTCGACATCGGCATCTTCGACGAGCGCGGCACCGATCTCGGCGGCCGGGGCTTCCGCGGCTGGTCGGGCGGCGCGCGCACGGAGTTCTTCCTCCGCGCCGACGAGGCGACGCCCGGCTACATCGCGGGCCCGGTGCGCGCCGGGACCTGGCACATCGCGCTCGGCCCCTACACGGTGGCGCCGCAGGGCCTCGCGTACTCGATCACCATCACGCTCACCTACGGCCCCACGGCGGCCACCCCGAAGCCGGTCTACCCGCCGGAGCGCGCCAAGGGCCGCGGCAGGGCCTGGTACCGGGGCGACTGCCATCTGCACTCCGTGCACTCCGACGGCAAGCGCACCCCCGCCGAGATCGCGGCGCTGGCCCGCGCCGCCGGACTCGACTTCATGCACAGCAGCGACCACAACACGTACTCGGCGCACGGCGCGTGGGACGGCCTGTGGGACGACGACCTGCTGATCCTCGTCGGCGAGGAGATCACCACCCGCAACGGCCACGTCCTCGCCATCTCCACCGACCCGGGCACCTTCATCGACTGGCGCTACCGCGCACGCGACAACCGCTTCGGCCACTACGCGCGCGAGGTACGCCGCGCCGGCGGCCTGGTCGTACCCGCGCACCCGCACTCCACCTGCATCGGCTGCAACTGGAAGTTCGGCTTCGGTGACGCGGACGCCGTCGAGGTCTGGAACGGCCCCTACACCGTGGACGACGAGGTCTCCCTCGCCGACTGGGACAACAGCCTGGTGACCTCGGCCCGTTCGGGCCGCGCCTGGACGCCCGCGATGGGCAACAGCGACGCGCACCGGGACCCCGACGCCATCGGCACGCCGCAGACCGTCGTCCTGGCCGACGACCTCTCCCGCACGGCGATCCTGGCCGGTCTGCGCGCCGGGCACAGCTACGTCGCCGAATCGGCGAAGGTGTCGCTCACCTTCGGCGCTTCGGGCGGCCGCGGCAAGCACGCCGGCATCGGCGACCGGCTGCGGGTCGACGAGAAGGACAGCGTGACGGTACGGCTGGAGGTGACCGGCGCCCCCGGCTGCACGGCCCAGTTCGTCACCGACCAGGGCACGCTCTACACCGCGCCGCTGCCGGAGTCGGGCGCGGGCACGGTCGAGTGGACGACGACGGCCTCGTACGCGAGTTACGTACGCGCCGAGGTCCGCCACGCGCCGACGGTCCCGGGGCTGCCGGGCCCGCTGGCGGCCTTCACGAACCCGGTGTTCCTGGGCGAGTGA
- a CDS encoding helix-turn-helix domain-containing protein has product MSATSRADRPSRPHVVALAVTDAAPIFELAIPCEVFGVDRDDLVSPWYELRLCAAEPGPLRTAAGLRVDTPYGLDDMAAADTVIVAACARRVQLAPPQGLLEAVRAAHGLGRRIVSLCSGAYVLAQAGVLKGRAATTHWMNTGDFGHRFPDVDFRPSALYTEDGTVLTSAGSGAAVDLCLHLVRGDFGSAVANEVARRMVVPPHREGGQTQYVTPLVRPTEDAGLEPVLRWARGNLHEPLTVRRLAREAQLGERTFARRFRETMGTTPLQWVLQQRVRFAQELLETTDEPVEVVARRTGFGSATNLRYHFSRTTTVSPQTYRHVFRHRAAAAG; this is encoded by the coding sequence ATGAGCGCCACCAGCCGTGCCGATCGCCCCAGCCGTCCCCACGTCGTCGCCCTCGCCGTCACCGACGCCGCGCCCATCTTCGAACTGGCCATCCCCTGCGAGGTCTTCGGCGTCGACCGCGACGACCTCGTCTCGCCCTGGTACGAACTGCGCCTGTGCGCCGCCGAGCCGGGGCCGCTGCGCACGGCGGCCGGGCTGCGCGTCGACACCCCGTACGGTCTGGACGACATGGCGGCAGCGGACACCGTGATCGTCGCCGCCTGCGCACGCCGCGTACAACTCGCGCCGCCCCAGGGTCTGCTGGAAGCGGTGCGCGCCGCGCACGGTCTCGGCCGCCGGATCGTGTCGCTGTGCAGTGGCGCCTACGTACTCGCGCAGGCCGGCGTGCTGAAGGGGCGGGCCGCCACGACGCACTGGATGAACACGGGCGACTTCGGGCACCGCTTCCCCGACGTCGACTTCCGGCCCTCCGCGCTCTACACCGAGGACGGCACGGTCCTGACCTCGGCGGGCAGCGGGGCCGCCGTCGACCTGTGCCTGCATCTGGTGCGCGGCGACTTCGGCTCGGCGGTCGCCAACGAGGTGGCGCGCCGCATGGTCGTACCGCCGCACCGGGAGGGCGGGCAGACGCAGTACGTCACTCCGCTGGTGCGGCCGACGGAGGACGCGGGGCTCGAACCCGTACTGCGCTGGGCGCGGGGCAACCTCCACGAGCCGCTGACCGTACGGCGGTTGGCGCGGGAGGCGCAGCTCGGTGAGCGCACCTTCGCCCGCCGGTTCCGCGAGACGATGGGCACGACACCGTTGCAGTGGGTGCTCCAGCAGCGGGTGCGCTTCGCGCAGGAGCTGCTGGAGACCACGGACGAGCCGGTGGAGGTCGTCGCGCGGCGTACCGGCTTCGGTTCGGCGACCAACCTGCGCTACCACTTCAGCAGGACGACGACGGTCTCACCGCAGACGTACCGGCACGTGTTCCGGCACCGCGCCGCTGCCGCCGGGTGA
- a CDS encoding APC family permease, whose protein sequence is MTSETAVPGPSAAGTAAVGRLSTLQGAALYVGAVLGTGVIALPALAAETAGPASLLAWLALVVLSAPLAATFAALGARYPDAGGVSTYARLAFGDRTAATVGWCFYLAVPPGASAAALFGGAYVSSALGGGTPTTVITAAALMVVVTVANAVGLQVTGRIQLALAALLVVLLLLAVGLSLPHAHTANLHPFAPHGWTAVGPAAALLVWSFAGWEAITHLAAEFRRPERDLPRAAGIAVVVVGVLYLGVAFAVVTVLGPSAARSDAPLGELMARGIGGNARYLAAAAAVLLTLGAMNAYYAGAAKLGAALGRDGALPGWLTRGSVVGEVPRRSLAVVSALGFCALAGVSMAGVGPRPLVLMTTGSFVAVYAIGVAAAVRLLPRRSKGRAAAVAALVAVVALLVMSGVYLLWPLVVTGGALLYLRLNRTACGTADEAACGTAGGAART, encoded by the coding sequence ATGACCAGCGAAACAGCCGTCCCCGGCCCTTCCGCCGCCGGTACCGCCGCCGTCGGCCGGCTCAGCACCCTCCAAGGCGCCGCCCTCTACGTAGGGGCCGTACTGGGCACGGGCGTCATCGCCCTGCCCGCACTCGCCGCCGAGACGGCGGGCCCCGCTTCGCTGCTCGCCTGGCTGGCGCTGGTCGTCCTGTCGGCGCCGCTCGCCGCGACGTTCGCAGCGCTCGGCGCCCGCTACCCCGACGCCGGAGGCGTCTCGACGTACGCCCGGCTGGCCTTCGGCGACCGTACGGCGGCGACGGTCGGCTGGTGCTTCTACCTCGCCGTACCGCCGGGCGCGAGCGCCGCCGCGCTCTTCGGCGGTGCGTACGTCTCGTCGGCGCTCGGTGGCGGCACCCCGACCACCGTCATCACGGCGGCGGCGCTGATGGTGGTCGTCACGGTGGCCAACGCCGTCGGCCTCCAGGTGACGGGCCGGATCCAACTCGCCCTGGCCGCGCTGCTCGTCGTCCTGCTGCTGCTCGCGGTCGGGCTGTCGCTGCCGCATGCGCACACGGCGAACCTCCATCCGTTCGCACCGCACGGCTGGACGGCGGTCGGTCCAGCGGCGGCGCTGCTGGTCTGGAGCTTCGCAGGATGGGAGGCGATCACCCACCTCGCGGCCGAATTCCGGCGCCCGGAGCGGGACTTGCCCCGGGCGGCCGGGATCGCCGTCGTGGTGGTCGGGGTGCTGTATCTGGGCGTCGCCTTCGCCGTCGTCACCGTACTCGGCCCGTCGGCCGCCCGATCGGACGCGCCGCTCGGCGAGTTGATGGCGCGGGGCATCGGCGGGAACGCGCGGTACCTCGCGGCGGCGGCAGCCGTGCTGCTGACGCTCGGCGCGATGAACGCCTACTACGCGGGCGCTGCCAAACTCGGCGCCGCCCTCGGCAGGGACGGCGCGCTGCCCGGCTGGCTGACGCGCGGCAGCGTGGTCGGCGAGGTGCCGAGGCGCAGCCTCGCGGTCGTATCGGCCCTGGGGTTCTGCGCGTTGGCCGGGGTGAGCATGGCGGGGGTCGGCCCCCGGCCGCTGGTACTGATGACGACGGGCTCGTTCGTCGCGGTGTACGCGATCGGTGTCGCCGCCGCCGTACGGCTGCTGCCGAGGCGCAGCAAGGGACGGGCGGCGGCGGTCGCCGCGCTGGTCGCCGTGGTGGCCCTGCTCGTGATGTCGGGCGTCTATCTGCTCTGGCCGCTGGTGGTGACGGGCGGTGCGCTGCTGTATCTGCGGCTGAACCGGACGGCTTGCGGGACAGCGGACGAGGCGGCGTGCGGGACAGCGGGCGGGGCGGCCCGGACGTGA
- a CDS encoding glycoside hydrolase family 16 protein: MFSGHHQLQPGSDGRRPRRSRARIVLTALTVGALGVAGLAAVAPTGGAATPAEAPVVAKAAAAPAAVPAPPSGFTTTWSDEFDGPADTGVDTGTWKYDTGPGSNFGTGEIETMTDSTANVFHDGNGHLVLRALHDGTDPNTGWTSGRIETQDDSFGAPPGGVVMMESSIQQPDVTTENGAGYWPAFWMLGQPLRTGTTWPTSGEVDILEDVNGRSSVFGTLHCGVSPGGPCNESSGIGSGEHACPGCQSGYHTYAVQIDRSTSPEQIRWYLDGDNYYTLDATAVDADTWAKAVDHPFFIIYDLAMGGGFPGAFGGGPNAATISGGQMNIDYVAVYNKAP, translated from the coding sequence ATGTTCAGCGGACACCATCAGCTCCAACCAGGCAGCGACGGCCGCCGGCCGCGCCGCTCCCGGGCGCGGATCGTCCTCACCGCGCTGACCGTCGGCGCCCTCGGCGTGGCCGGCCTCGCAGCCGTCGCGCCGACCGGTGGCGCCGCCACCCCCGCGGAAGCGCCCGTCGTGGCGAAGGCGGCCGCGGCCCCGGCCGCCGTACCCGCGCCGCCCTCGGGCTTCACCACCACGTGGAGCGACGAGTTCGACGGCCCGGCCGACACCGGCGTCGACACCGGTACGTGGAAGTACGACACCGGACCCGGCAGCAACTTCGGTACGGGCGAGATCGAGACGATGACCGACAGCACGGCCAACGTCTTCCACGACGGCAACGGGCACCTCGTCCTGCGCGCCCTGCACGACGGCACCGACCCCAACACCGGCTGGACCTCCGGCCGGATCGAGACGCAGGACGACTCGTTCGGCGCGCCTCCCGGTGGCGTCGTCATGATGGAGTCGTCCATCCAGCAGCCGGACGTCACCACCGAGAACGGCGCGGGCTACTGGCCGGCGTTCTGGATGCTGGGCCAGCCCCTGCGGACCGGCACCACCTGGCCGACCTCCGGCGAGGTGGACATCCTGGAGGACGTCAACGGCCGCAGCTCGGTCTTCGGCACCCTGCACTGCGGGGTCTCGCCGGGCGGACCGTGCAACGAGTCCAGCGGTATCGGCAGCGGTGAACACGCCTGCCCCGGCTGCCAGTCGGGCTACCACACGTACGCGGTGCAGATCGACCGCTCGACCTCACCCGAGCAGATCCGCTGGTACCTCGACGGTGACAACTACTACACGCTCGACGCCACCGCTGTGGACGCCGACACCTGGGCGAAGGCCGTCGACCACCCGTTCTTCATCATCTACGACCTCGCCATGGGCGGCGGCTTCCCCGGCGCGTTCGGGGGCGGACCCAACGCCGCCACGATTTCCGGTGGTCAGATGAACATCGACTACGTCGCCGTCTACAACAAGGCGCCGTAA